A genome region from Bacteroides stercoris ATCC 43183 includes the following:
- a CDS encoding bifunctional metallophosphatase/5'-nucleotidase has translation MKRLTCCLAWMFLLIGAVAAQDKEVKLKIVQTSDIHGNFYPHDFILQREAAGSLARVHAFVQKARETYKDNLILLDNGDILQGQPTAYYYNYIDTVSLHVTADMLNFMGYDAANMGNHDVETGRAVFDRWAGDCRAPVLGANIIDTATGEPHFRPYKVLERDGVKIAVLGMITPAIPVWLSENLWRGLRFDDMEETARKWMKIIREKERPDIVIGMFHAGQDALLMGGKYRENASLDVARNVPGFDIVLMGHDHARECKKVQNVAGDSVLVMDPASNGIVVSDIDITVTLRNGKVTDKQIDGVLTETAPYGISGEFMKRFSPQYATIQDFVSKRIGRFTKTVSTRPAYFGSSAFIDLIHTLQLDISGAEISLAAPLSYDTQIKEGDIYVYDMFNLYKYENMLYTMKLSGKEVHDALEMSYDLWTNRMTSPDDHILLLRDQPREGAADRAAFKNFSFNFDSAAGIIYTVDVTKPCGSKVTILSMADGTPFHMDKMYTVALNSYRGNGGGELLTKGAGISQDELKERIISSTDKDLRYYLMQYIEQKKVIEPRALGQWKFIPEEWAVPASKRDYEFLFGTNRN, from the coding sequence ATGAAAAGACTGACCTGCTGTCTTGCGTGGATGTTCCTGCTGATTGGAGCAGTTGCTGCGCAGGATAAAGAAGTAAAACTGAAAATAGTACAGACCAGTGATATCCACGGTAATTTCTATCCCCACGATTTCATCCTTCAGCGGGAGGCCGCCGGAAGCCTGGCACGCGTGCACGCATTCGTGCAGAAAGCGCGCGAAACCTATAAGGACAACCTGATTCTGCTGGACAACGGCGACATCCTGCAAGGCCAGCCCACCGCCTATTACTATAACTACATCGACACGGTATCGCTCCACGTAACCGCCGATATGCTGAACTTCATGGGCTATGATGCCGCCAATATGGGCAACCACGATGTAGAGACGGGACGTGCCGTTTTCGACCGTTGGGCAGGCGACTGCCGTGCTCCGGTGTTGGGTGCCAACATCATCGATACCGCTACGGGCGAACCCCACTTCCGGCCCTACAAGGTGCTGGAGCGCGACGGAGTGAAGATTGCCGTTCTCGGCATGATAACGCCCGCCATTCCGGTGTGGCTCTCCGAGAATCTGTGGCGGGGGCTTCGTTTTGACGACATGGAAGAGACCGCTCGCAAGTGGATGAAGATAATCCGCGAAAAGGAGCGTCCCGATATTGTAATCGGTATGTTCCATGCCGGGCAGGACGCCTTGCTGATGGGTGGCAAATACCGGGAGAATGCCTCGCTGGACGTAGCCCGCAATGTTCCGGGCTTCGACATCGTGCTTATGGGCCACGACCACGCCCGCGAATGCAAGAAGGTGCAGAACGTGGCAGGCGACTCCGTACTGGTGATGGACCCCGCCAGCAACGGCATCGTGGTGAGCGACATTGACATTACCGTGACCCTGCGCAACGGTAAGGTTACGGACAAGCAGATTGACGGCGTGCTCACCGAAACCGCCCCCTACGGCATCAGCGGTGAATTCATGAAACGTTTCTCGCCGCAGTACGCCACCATTCAGGATTTCGTATCGAAAAGAATCGGACGCTTCACGAAGACGGTCTCCACCCGTCCCGCCTATTTCGGTTCTTCCGCATTCATCGACCTCATCCATACCTTGCAGTTGGACATCAGCGGTGCCGAGATTTCATTGGCGGCTCCCTTGTCCTACGACACGCAGATTAAGGAAGGGGATATTTACGTGTACGACATGTTCAACCTCTACAAGTACGAGAACATGCTCTACACCATGAAACTTTCGGGCAAGGAAGTGCACGATGCCCTGGAGATGTCCTACGACCTATGGACCAACCGCATGACTTCGCCCGACGACCACATCCTGCTGCTTCGCGACCAACCCCGCGAGGGCGCTGCGGACAGGGCTGCCTTCAAGAACTTCAGCTTCAACTTCGACTCCGCCGCAGGCATCATCTACACGGTAGACGTCACGAAGCCGTGCGGCAGTAAGGTAACCATCCTCAGCATGGCAGACGGCACCCCGTTCCACATGGACAAGATGTACACGGTAGCCCTGAACTCCTATCGCGGCAACGGCGGCGGGGAACTGCTGACGAAAGGCGCGGGCATCTCCCAGGACGAGTTGAAGGAACGCATCATCAGCTCTACCGACAAGGATTTGCGCTATTACCTGATGCAGTACATCGAGCAGAAGAAGGTAATCGAGCCGCGTGCGCTCGGCCAGTGGAAATTCATTCCGGAGGAGTGGGCTGTTCCCGCTTCCAAGCGCGATTATGAATTTCTGTTTGGTACAAACCGAAATTAG
- a CDS encoding TonB-dependent receptor — MKQIILALMLAVAGIGAAVAANPIREGNMISGHVLVKGSEENIPYATVLIVGSGQGTVSNEEGQFEFKNLPAGKYTLRVSAVGYKTQEKAIEVNKDFTAVVHFQMEEESFMTDEVVVSANRNEVSRKAAPVVVNVMSAKLFEMVNSTDLAKTLNYQSGLRVENNCQNCGFPQVRINGLEGPYSQILINSRPVISALSGVYGLEQIPVNMIERVEVVRGGGSALFGANAVGGTINIITKDPINNSFQVSSMFSNMDGKSWEQYMGGNVSLVAKDNSYGIALYESYRNRNPYDRDGDGFSELGKLNMNTFGFRAYYRPTHFSRINLEYHTTNEFRRGGNKFDLQPHEADITEQTKHIINSGGLSYDLFWREYKHKISLYGSIQHTDRNSYYGAQKDMNAYGKTDDLTWVAGGMYVGNMNNCLFAPATFTGGLEYQNNSLHDVMTGYHRDMQQDVRIASAFVQNEWKMNVLTMLVGARLDKHNLIDKLIFSPRVNLLYKPTEDFQARLTYSTGFRAPQAYDEDLHVTAVGGEGVQIKLADNLREERSNSYSGSVDWTAHLGHWQANILVEGFYTDLRHVFVLEDIGKNDVGDVIKERHNGNGARVYGANLDAKIAHGKEAQLQLGFTAQRSRYTREEVWTQVDGKDLTTKRMPRTPDYYGYFTFSSAPLKNFDFSLSGTYTGKMIVPHYAGYIAEDRMETTPQFFDLNLKLNYTFVLHDHIKFQLNTGVQNIFNSFQKDLDKGEFRDAGYFYGPTQPRTFFIGFKIMN; from the coding sequence ATGAAACAAATTATATTGGCGTTGATGCTTGCTGTGGCAGGTATCGGCGCAGCCGTTGCCGCAAACCCTATCAGGGAAGGCAACATGATTTCCGGCCATGTTCTTGTAAAAGGTTCGGAAGAGAATATACCGTATGCCACCGTTTTGATTGTAGGCAGCGGACAGGGAACAGTGTCCAATGAAGAAGGTCAGTTCGAGTTCAAGAACCTGCCGGCGGGCAAATATACGTTGCGCGTATCCGCCGTAGGCTATAAGACACAGGAAAAGGCGATTGAAGTAAACAAGGACTTTACGGCGGTGGTGCATTTCCAGATGGAAGAGGAAAGCTTCATGACCGATGAGGTCGTGGTGTCCGCCAACCGCAACGAGGTGAGCCGCAAGGCTGCTCCCGTGGTGGTGAACGTGATGAGCGCCAAGCTCTTTGAGATGGTGAACTCCACCGACCTTGCCAAGACACTCAACTACCAGTCGGGCCTGCGGGTGGAGAACAACTGCCAGAACTGCGGTTTCCCCCAGGTGCGTATCAACGGTCTGGAAGGCCCGTACTCGCAAATCCTGATAAACAGCCGTCCCGTCATCAGTGCGCTGAGCGGGGTATATGGGCTGGAGCAGATACCGGTGAACATGATCGAGAGGGTAGAGGTGGTACGCGGCGGCGGTTCGGCGCTGTTCGGCGCCAATGCTGTGGGCGGAACTATCAATATCATCACCAAAGACCCCATTAACAACTCCTTCCAGGTGTCGAGCATGTTCTCCAACATGGACGGCAAGTCCTGGGAGCAGTACATGGGTGGGAACGTATCCCTGGTGGCCAAAGACAACTCCTACGGCATCGCCCTCTACGAAAGCTACCGCAACCGCAATCCGTACGACCGTGACGGCGACGGTTTCTCCGAACTGGGCAAGCTGAACATGAACACCTTCGGCTTCCGCGCCTACTACCGTCCCACGCATTTCAGCCGTATCAACCTGGAGTATCACACCACCAACGAGTTCCGCCGCGGCGGCAACAAGTTCGATCTTCAGCCCCACGAGGCGGACATCACCGAGCAGACCAAGCACATCATTAACAGCGGCGGATTGAGTTACGACCTCTTCTGGCGCGAGTATAAGCATAAAATCTCCTTGTACGGCTCCATCCAGCACACCGACCGCAACAGCTACTACGGTGCACAGAAGGACATGAACGCCTACGGCAAGACGGACGACCTGACGTGGGTGGCAGGCGGCATGTACGTGGGCAACATGAACAACTGCCTTTTCGCCCCCGCCACCTTCACGGGCGGACTGGAGTATCAGAACAACTCCCTGCACGATGTCATGACGGGCTATCACCGCGATATGCAGCAGGATGTACGCATCGCCAGCGCCTTCGTGCAGAACGAGTGGAAGATGAACGTACTGACCATGCTCGTCGGCGCCCGCCTGGACAAGCACAACCTGATAGACAAACTGATATTCAGTCCCCGCGTCAACCTGCTTTATAAGCCTACCGAGGACTTCCAGGCGCGCCTGACGTACTCCACCGGTTTCCGCGCCCCGCAGGCCTACGATGAAGACCTGCACGTCACCGCAGTAGGCGGCGAAGGCGTGCAAATCAAGCTGGCGGACAACCTGCGCGAGGAGCGTTCCAACAGTTACAGCGGCTCGGTGGACTGGACCGCCCACCTGGGACACTGGCAGGCAAACATCCTTGTAGAGGGTTTCTATACCGACCTGCGCCACGTATTCGTGCTCGAGGACATCGGTAAAAACGATGTGGGCGATGTAATCAAGGAACGCCACAACGGCAACGGCGCCCGCGTGTACGGCGCCAACCTCGACGCCAAGATTGCCCACGGCAAGGAAGCGCAGCTCCAGTTGGGCTTTACCGCGCAGCGCAGCCGCTACACCCGCGAGGAAGTCTGGACACAGGTGGACGGCAAGGACCTGACCACCAAGCGCATGCCCCGCACGCCCGACTATTACGGCTACTTCACCTTCTCGTCCGCTCCGCTGAAGAATTTCGACTTCTCCCTCTCCGGCACGTATACGGGCAAGATGATTGTACCGCACTATGCCGGATACATCGCGGAAGACCGCATGGAGACCACGCCCCAGTTCTTCGACCTCAACCTGAAGCTGAACTATACCTTCGTGCTGCACGACCATATCAAGTTCCAACTGAACACCGGTGTGCAGAATATATTCAACAGCTTCCAGAAAGACTTGGATAAGGGCGAGTTCCGCGATGCCGGTTATTTCTACGGTCCCACGCAGCCGCGTACGTTCTTCATCGGCTTTAAAATAATGAATTAG
- a CDS encoding helix-turn-helix domain-containing protein has product MNTKQIRNVDISGIQHLPMIDFIGNDFAIFDDIRDIPFTPYPTRLNAACFAVCRKGWCKLNINLRDYEMREGMLCIILPEQIVQQGERSDDFSGSFIAVSRDFMDLVIPTMQQLFPMFFMIKERPCIAVTANELQAFEEYHSFLWSKVKLKDNPYRKEITQGLLMALCYEIYDIYQGHAVKERTPKSRKEDLFERFIRYVYEFYKEERSVSFYADKMFLTPKHLSTMVKEVSGKTAGEWIDSLVILEAKAMLKSSEQSIQEIADELHFANQSFFGKYFKHHTGFSPKEYRKQ; this is encoded by the coding sequence ATGAATACAAAACAGATACGCAACGTTGATATCTCCGGTATACAACACCTGCCCATGATTGACTTTATCGGCAATGATTTCGCTATTTTCGATGATATAAGGGACATCCCTTTCACGCCATATCCTACGCGTCTGAACGCTGCCTGCTTTGCCGTCTGCCGGAAAGGCTGGTGCAAGCTGAATATCAACTTGCGGGATTATGAAATGCGTGAAGGGATGCTTTGCATCATCCTGCCCGAGCAGATTGTGCAGCAGGGCGAGCGTTCCGATGATTTTTCAGGCAGCTTCATAGCCGTGTCCCGCGACTTCATGGACCTGGTGATACCCACGATGCAGCAACTGTTTCCCATGTTCTTCATGATAAAGGAGCGGCCTTGCATCGCTGTCACTGCCAACGAGTTGCAGGCGTTCGAGGAATATCACTCTTTCCTGTGGAGCAAGGTGAAGCTGAAGGACAATCCCTACCGCAAGGAGATTACGCAGGGATTGCTGATGGCGCTGTGCTACGAGATATACGACATCTATCAGGGACATGCCGTGAAGGAGCGCACTCCCAAAAGCCGCAAGGAAGATTTGTTCGAACGCTTCATCCGGTACGTGTACGAGTTTTACAAAGAGGAGAGGAGCGTGTCCTTTTACGCAGACAAGATGTTCCTTACGCCCAAGCACCTCTCTACCATGGTGAAAGAGGTGAGCGGAAAGACGGCGGGCGAGTGGATTGACAGCCTCGTGATTCTGGAAGCGAAAGCCATGCTGAAATCATCCGAGCAGAGCATTCAGGAGATAGCCGACGAGCTGCACTTTGCCAATCAGTCTTTCTTCGGCAAATACTTCAAGCATCACACCGGCTTTTCGCCCAAGGAATACCGGAAACAGTAA
- a CDS encoding BT0820 family HAD-type phosphatase, with protein sequence MTIAIDFDGTIVEHRYPKIGNEIPFATDTLKMLIKDRHRLILWTVREGKLLDEAVEWCRERGVEFYAVNRDYPEEDAAHHGFSRKVKADLFIDDRNLGGLPDWGDIYRMVQEKLTYEELYRDTDKTPQQKRGGFWSRFRK encoded by the coding sequence ATGACTATCGCCATTGATTTTGACGGCACAATCGTAGAGCACCGTTACCCTAAAATAGGGAACGAAATCCCTTTTGCCACCGATACGCTGAAGATGCTGATCAAAGACCGCCACCGCCTGATACTGTGGACTGTACGTGAAGGAAAGCTGCTGGACGAGGCCGTGGAATGGTGCAGGGAACGGGGCGTGGAGTTTTATGCCGTCAACCGGGACTATCCCGAAGAGGATGCCGCCCATCACGGCTTCTCGCGCAAGGTGAAAGCGGACCTCTTCATTGACGACCGCAACCTGGGCGGCCTGCCCGACTGGGGAGACATCTACCGCATGGTTCAGGAGAAGCTGACGTATGAGGAGCTGTATCGCGATACCGATAAAACTCCGCAACAAAAGAGAGGCGGTTTCTGGAGCCGGTTCAGGAAATAA
- a CDS encoding DUF3575 domain-containing protein: MTKDCKKKSIWARLIVIAVLACTASNAQAQLIAGRTNALLWGNLTPNFSLELVTSNRTSVMAGAFYSLDQNPLDCSIKGAEAQVRYWVSGRAMVQSFIGLGIQGMRYDATFSDTHHFGDAIGPGMVYGYVLPLGKRFNIEFSAGISLMWYREKRYEKGLPEPGDYNTTGHKVMPMGLGISCTYIFK, encoded by the coding sequence ATGACAAAAGATTGTAAAAAGAAAAGTATATGGGCGAGGCTGATAGTGATAGCTGTACTGGCATGCACGGCAAGTAATGCGCAGGCACAGCTCATTGCCGGAAGAACAAACGCACTGCTTTGGGGAAACCTGACTCCGAACTTCTCGCTGGAACTGGTGACATCGAACCGGACCAGCGTTATGGCGGGAGCTTTCTACAGCCTTGACCAGAACCCGCTGGATTGCAGCATCAAAGGTGCGGAAGCGCAAGTGAGATACTGGGTGAGCGGACGGGCAATGGTGCAGAGCTTCATAGGCCTGGGCATACAGGGCATGAGGTATGACGCCACATTCTCGGATACACACCACTTCGGCGATGCCATAGGCCCGGGAATGGTGTACGGATATGTACTGCCGCTGGGCAAACGCTTCAACATAGAATTCAGCGCCGGAATATCACTGATGTGGTACAGGGAGAAACGCTACGAGAAGGGATTGCCCGAACCGGGAGACTACAACACCACCGGACACAAGGTGATGCCCATGGGACTGGGAATTTCGTGTACTTACATTTTTAAATAA
- a CDS encoding DUF3575 domain-containing protein: protein MTNRTKVLFLFLAMLGAISVRAYAQQKTSEKISPKERWAFETNAMDWLLLLPNAKVEFDLSSSTDNRWVVGIGAKWNGNAKISMNERIQMKINDYRLEVKRYAKPSFTVKTGQSKIPKFWRTYYWGFYAGYSKFAGAWGKGIAGDMFHAGLTGGWQLPVYKCKQGAIDLDLGLSVGAAYAEYDKYKYEDNHLIRTKSRDRHFLPYPVVSDIRVGFVYRFSSIRNKYSQRQK from the coding sequence ATGACAAATAGGACAAAGGTACTGTTTCTGTTTCTGGCGATGCTGGGCGCGATAAGCGTCCGAGCATACGCCCAACAGAAAACCTCCGAAAAGATTTCGCCCAAAGAACGGTGGGCGTTTGAAACCAATGCAATGGACTGGCTGTTGCTGTTGCCGAATGCCAAAGTGGAATTTGACCTTTCAAGTTCTACCGACAACCGGTGGGTAGTGGGCATAGGCGCCAAATGGAACGGCAATGCCAAAATCAGTATGAACGAACGCATACAGATGAAAATCAACGATTACAGACTGGAAGTGAAAAGATATGCCAAACCTTCCTTTACCGTAAAGACGGGACAGTCCAAGATTCCCAAATTCTGGCGTACCTACTACTGGGGCTTCTATGCCGGATACAGCAAGTTTGCCGGAGCATGGGGCAAAGGCATCGCCGGCGATATGTTCCATGCCGGACTGACCGGCGGATGGCAGCTGCCCGTATACAAATGCAAACAGGGCGCAATAGATCTGGATCTGGGTCTGAGCGTGGGAGCAGCCTATGCCGAATATGACAAATATAAATATGAAGATAACCACCTGATACGTACAAAGAGCAGAGACAGGCATTTCCTGCCCTACCCCGTAGTGAGCGATATACGCGTAGGATTCGTGTACCGCTTCAGCTCTATCAGAAACAAGTACAGTCAGAGACAAAAATAA
- a CDS encoding OmpA family protein, whose amino-acid sequence MKLLQNIAAASCLIFLSGMNASAQETIKVDDPWKDYPSKKALYNDYSRWSIGINGGVPFFAGDFRSVTKGNGYWGGMIGLQGGYQFNPLFGIRLSVDYAANKAGSRDYEDDFILMPNAETYYNVDFPEGAKYYKELRSDIRMWNFGLNFEVNMFNLFRRSDGNRRWALLVAPGIYMQKFSTEVEEKGSGNRFADKLSNKVNLGLGGDVALRYRINKHLDAQLKGGMMWINNNKFDGIKTICNCKRNTMFTAQVGLVWKIGNGKSGKKDNIMYAPGYLPMWKRATKTVTKVVHDTIYIEQKVLEKSPEVVVCKGFPKDLPAVYFERGKWKLDTDKYARELFTIAKTLKENPEIQIDICGYADHTGGEAINKKVTLKRAEALKKFLVKVGIEPERLHTYGLGKDMTIEKELRYTEKARRGEVKEKE is encoded by the coding sequence ATGAAATTGTTACAGAATATAGCAGCCGCTTCATGCCTTATATTCTTATCCGGCATGAATGCTTCGGCTCAAGAAACAATAAAAGTGGATGATCCCTGGAAGGATTATCCCAGCAAAAAAGCTTTGTACAATGATTACTCACGGTGGAGCATAGGTATTAACGGCGGTGTTCCGTTTTTTGCAGGAGACTTCCGTTCCGTAACCAAAGGTAACGGTTATTGGGGCGGAATGATAGGACTGCAAGGCGGATACCAGTTCAATCCGTTGTTCGGTATACGGCTGTCTGTGGACTATGCCGCCAACAAAGCCGGTTCGCGAGATTATGAAGACGACTTCATCCTCATGCCAAATGCGGAAACCTATTACAATGTAGATTTTCCGGAAGGAGCCAAATACTACAAAGAGCTGCGCAGTGACATCAGGATGTGGAACTTCGGACTGAATTTTGAAGTGAATATGTTTAACCTGTTCCGACGCAGCGATGGCAATCGCCGGTGGGCATTACTGGTAGCTCCGGGTATATACATGCAGAAATTCTCAACCGAAGTGGAAGAAAAAGGCAGTGGAAACCGGTTTGCAGATAAGCTGAGCAACAAAGTCAATTTGGGATTGGGCGGAGATGTAGCATTGCGTTACCGCATCAACAAACATTTGGACGCCCAGTTGAAAGGCGGCATGATGTGGATTAACAACAACAAATTTGACGGCATCAAAACTATCTGCAACTGCAAGAGAAATACGATGTTTACCGCACAAGTGGGTCTGGTATGGAAAATAGGCAATGGAAAGAGCGGAAAGAAAGACAACATCATGTACGCTCCGGGCTATCTGCCTATGTGGAAGCGCGCTACAAAGACCGTTACGAAAGTGGTGCACGATACTATCTACATCGAACAGAAAGTGCTTGAAAAATCTCCGGAAGTAGTGGTATGCAAAGGTTTCCCGAAAGACTTGCCCGCCGTATACTTTGAACGCGGAAAATGGAAACTGGATACGGACAAGTATGCACGCGAACTCTTCACCATTGCCAAAACACTGAAAGAGAATCCGGAAATACAGATTGACATCTGCGGCTATGCCGACCATACGGGCGGAGAAGCCATAAACAAAAAAGTGACGCTGAAACGTGCCGAAGCCTTGAAGAAGTTCCTCGTGAAAGTGGGTATAGAACCCGAAAGACTGCATACGTATGGTCTGGGCAAGGATATGACCATTGAAAAGGAACTGCGCTACACCGAAAAGGCACGCCGCGGCGAAGTGAAAGAAAAAGAATAG
- a CDS encoding IS1182 family transposase yields MTKIHFRPYNPNQTVLFPQRIDEDIAENDPVRMVDALVEGLNLESFRKLYKECGRSPYHPKMMLKVILYAYMNNIYSCRKIEKLLHRDIHYIWLAGYEKPDFITINRFRNRVKKEINEVFTQTVLLLSSKGFISLNVEYIDGTKLESKANKYTFVWRKTVERNRERLMKKIHVLLGQIDDVIAQEKSSENNEEVEFTPAMLTEMAGELRHALEQVSEPSAKEEKTELKKKRKQLKELEEHRDKLQEYDCHLETLQERNSYSKTDKDATFMRMKEDAMRNGQTKPGYNLQIGTENQFITDFALFPNPTDTLTLIPFLQSFSNRYERMAHTVVADSGYGSEENYRFMSENGMEAYVKYNYFHMEQRPRFKPAPFKAENFYYNEEHDFCICPMGQRMRRIGTRNVKTASGYVSENARYRAVRCEGCPLRCRCFKAKGNRTIELNHRLRQYKRRAKELLCSEKGLKHRGQRCIEPEAVFGQIKNNMNYKRFRHFGKDKVFMDFAFLAIAFNIKKMCAKLTKEDTKWLIGWFYELTVALFRCWRHINQRNLRIIAA; encoded by the coding sequence ATGACAAAGATACATTTTCGTCCTTACAATCCCAACCAAACCGTTCTTTTTCCTCAAAGAATTGATGAGGATATTGCAGAAAACGATCCGGTGCGCATGGTTGACGCCCTGGTTGAGGGCTTGAATCTTGAAAGTTTCAGAAAACTGTATAAGGAATGCGGTCGCAGCCCTTACCACCCCAAGATGATGCTCAAGGTCATTCTGTATGCCTATATGAACAACATCTACTCCTGCCGGAAAATTGAAAAACTCCTTCACCGTGACATCCATTATATCTGGCTGGCCGGATATGAGAAACCGGATTTCATTACCATCAACCGTTTCCGCAACCGGGTGAAGAAGGAAATTAACGAAGTGTTTACGCAAACCGTACTTCTTCTCTCTTCCAAAGGCTTCATCAGCCTGAATGTGGAATATATTGACGGGACAAAGCTCGAATCCAAAGCCAACAAGTACACTTTCGTCTGGCGAAAAACGGTTGAGCGGAACCGTGAACGCCTGATGAAGAAGATACATGTCCTGTTAGGGCAGATAGACGATGTCATTGCTCAGGAGAAGTCATCAGAGAACAATGAGGAAGTTGAGTTCACTCCGGCCATGCTGACTGAAATGGCAGGAGAATTGCGTCATGCACTGGAACAGGTTTCCGAGCCATCCGCGAAAGAGGAAAAGACTGAACTGAAAAAGAAACGCAAACAGCTGAAGGAACTGGAAGAACACAGGGACAAACTGCAGGAATACGACTGCCATCTGGAAACACTGCAAGAGAGGAATTCCTATTCCAAGACGGACAAGGACGCTACTTTTATGAGAATGAAGGAGGATGCCATGCGCAACGGACAGACGAAGCCCGGTTACAACCTTCAAATCGGCACCGAAAATCAGTTCATCACCGATTTTGCACTCTTCCCGAACCCTACGGATACACTGACCCTGATTCCTTTCCTGCAATCTTTTTCAAACAGGTATGAACGGATGGCCCATACGGTGGTTGCTGATTCCGGCTATGGCTCCGAAGAGAATTACCGCTTCATGTCCGAAAACGGCATGGAAGCCTACGTAAAGTACAACTATTTCCACATGGAGCAGCGGCCGAGATTCAAACCGGCCCCGTTCAAGGCCGAAAACTTCTACTACAATGAAGAACATGACTTCTGCATCTGCCCTATGGGGCAAAGGATGCGGAGGATAGGCACCAGGAATGTGAAAACCGCATCCGGATATGTCAGCGAAAATGCACGGTACAGAGCTGTCAGGTGTGAAGGTTGTCCCCTGCGATGCCGCTGTTTTAAAGCAAAAGGAAACAGGACGATAGAACTGAATCATAGGCTTAGACAATACAAGCGGAGAGCCAAAGAACTGCTCTGCTCTGAGAAAGGACTGAAACACAGAGGGCAGAGATGCATAGAACCGGAGGCCGTGTTCGGACAAATTAAAAACAATATGAACTACAAACGTTTCCGACATTTTGGAAAGGACAAGGTCTTCATGGACTTTGCCTTCCTAGCCATTGCCTTCAATATAAAAAAAATGTGTGCAAAACTGACAAAAGAAGATACGAAATGGCTGATTGGATGGTTTTATGAACTTACTGTCGCTTTATTTAGATGCTGGAGACACATAAATCAAAGAAATCTTCGAATTATCGCAGCTTAA
- a CDS encoding glycosyltransferase family 4 protein: MKIVVIGTRGIPNIMGGVETHCEELFPRIAKRGFDITIIRRSNYVHDDLKDWNGVKLITIPSPKKKSFEAIIHTYRAINEARRQKANIIHVHAIGNALLVPYAKLLGMKVVFTHHGPDYDRDKWGRIAKIILKLGERIGCMFADDVIVISDVIRRLIAHKYNRTKKVHLIYNGVSEPDICDYPEYFQELGIEKGKYILGMCRFVPEKNLHHLVEAYSKIDTADCKLVLAGDTDFEDSYSLSLKKQAKENGVILTGFIKGRKLHSLLTNCRCYCLPSSHEGLPIALLEAMSYGVKVVVSDIPANKEVGLSDNSYFRCGNVDELASKLQNIINSPLEHIKYDMNKYDWERIADEVASVYKQL, translated from the coding sequence ATGAAAATAGTAGTAATAGGCACCCGTGGCATCCCTAATATAATGGGGGGAGTTGAAACACACTGTGAAGAACTTTTCCCCCGCATAGCAAAACGTGGATTTGACATAACGATAATTCGAAGATCTAATTATGTACATGATGATTTAAAAGATTGGAATGGAGTAAAACTCATAACAATCCCTTCTCCCAAGAAAAAATCCTTTGAAGCAATAATTCACACTTATCGTGCCATTAATGAAGCAAGACGACAGAAAGCTAATATCATTCATGTTCATGCTATTGGTAACGCTTTACTTGTCCCATACGCAAAACTGTTAGGAATGAAAGTCGTATTTACTCATCATGGTCCTGACTATGACCGTGACAAATGGGGAAGAATTGCCAAAATTATATTAAAGCTTGGTGAACGGATAGGATGCATGTTTGCAGATGATGTAATTGTTATTTCAGATGTTATCAGAAGACTAATTGCGCACAAATATAACCGCACAAAAAAGGTGCATCTCATATACAATGGTGTATCTGAACCTGATATTTGCGACTACCCGGAATACTTTCAAGAACTTGGTATCGAAAAAGGAAAATATATTCTTGGCATGTGTCGATTCGTACCAGAAAAAAATCTACACCATCTCGTAGAAGCCTATAGCAAGATTGACACAGCAGACTGCAAATTGGTGCTTGCAGGTGATACTGATTTCGAAGACTCTTATTCACTTTCATTAAAAAAACAAGCAAAGGAAAATGGCGTAATATTAACAGGATTCATCAAAGGGAGAAAACTCCATTCACTCCTTACTAACTGCCGCTGCTATTGCTTGCCTTCTTCACACGAAGGCCTTCCTATTGCTTTACTCGAAGCTATGAGCTATGGCGTGAAAGTTGTAGTAAGTGATATTCCTGCAAATAAAGAAGTAGGGTTATCTGACAATAGTTATTTTCGCTGTGGAAATGTTGATGAATTAGCCTCAAAACTCCAAAACATTATCAATTCACCTCTCGAACATATTAAATATGATATGAATAAATATGACTGGGAAAGGATTGCAGATGAAGTGGCAAGTGTCTATAAACAATTATAA